GGGGATGTGTATACGAGACAGGCCTTCAACATCACCAAGGCCGTGCTCTTGGCGCATTCGTAATGGGGAAGTGCGTCCAAATTCGGTTTTTCGGCCCGAAATGAGGCCGAATGGGCCGGATAAGGGCGAAAAGACGGCCTGATCCAGGTCAGATTCTCGGATGGGATGAGGCTAGAAGTTGATTGCGCGGCAATGCGCAGAGGTCTCGACTAGGATTTCAGCATGATCACCGGCTGGTGGTACAACTTGGCCATAAAAAAAGGCACAACCACGAGGTTGTGCCACTAAAAACCGGATGTCAACGAACAGCAACGAACGGAATGAAACAGATAACGGCTGTTTTTGTTGATTTTTTATGTCCGATGTGGACGGTATGGGACGTAGAAAAATAGGGTCTTGGTGGAGGGAACGCCGACCTACCGCAAAACAGTCTCAAAGCCCGCGCTCCTCGTAACGCCTTGATAATATGCGCCGAAGTCATCTCACACAACCATTTTCCGCCAACCAGACCAGAGAAACGATTTTCTACCCTGATTTCCCGGCACCGGACGAGGGTGACGGGTTTGCAGTAAAAACGGATACCTGGCGTCGAGCCGCAACAACTTCGAATCCGGTTTTCGGACGCCGGTTCGGTTCCCATAACCGAATCGAATTGACCTACCTGCCCGGCAGTTCCGTGCCGCGACTCATGATCTCGATATAGCCCGCATAGCTGAACAGGCGGTTGCGTTTCTGGGCGGTCAACTCCTTGACGATGCCGAGCTGCTCCAGATGACCGAGCGCCTTGTTGACGGTCGTTGGGGTGATGCCGGTTTTCTCCACCAGCGAGCCTGAGGTGGCGATGGGATGCTCCATCAGCGCCCGGTGAATCTGCAGCGTGGATGCAGCCGCCCGGCCGAGACCGCTGATCTTGTCGCGGTCCTGGTTCGAAAGGTCGAGAAGTTGCTGCGCCGTTTCCACCGCCTGGGTGGCGGTGACGATCACCGCCTCGGAGAAGAAGTCGAGCCAGGCTTCCCAGTCACCTGTCATACGCACGTTGTTGAGCAGCTCGTAGTAGTACTGGCGATGTGTTTTGAAATAGAGGCTGAGGTAGAGCATCGGCTCCCGCAGCACCTTCTGCTCGCACAAAAGCAGCGCAATCAGCAGACGACCGAGACGGCCGTTACCGTCCAGAAACGGGTGGATCGTCTCGAACTGCACATGGGCCAGCGCCGCCTTGAGCAGCACCGGGGTCGGCTCCGGCTGGTCATGGAGGAAGAGCTCCAGCTTGCTCATGCACTCCAGTACCTCTTCGGCCGGAGGCGGAACGAAAGCCGCATTGCCCGGCCGGGTGCCGCCGATCCAGTTCTGGCTGCGACGAAACTCCCCCGGGGTCTGATTGCTGCCACGCCCCTTGGTCAGCAGCACACCATGAATCTCGCGGAACAGCCGCAGCGACAGTGGCAGCCCCTCCTCCAGCAGGCGCAGACCATGGTCAAGGGCCGCAACATAGTTGCTGACCTCCCGCACGTCATCCAGCGGCACGCCGGGTTCCTGATCCAGCTCGAACAGCAGCAGGTCGGACAGCGACGACTGGGTTCCCTCAATCATGGAAGAAAGCACCGCTTCCTTGCGAACATACATGTAGAGGAACAGCGAGGTGTCCGGCAGCGGGGTCGAAACGCTATCCAGCCGCCCGAGCGCGAGCAACGCCTGGTCGAACTTGCTGCGCAGCTCCGGCGTCCAGTCGATGGGTGGACGTGGCGGCAGCGGCGCGGGCACGAAGGCCTGGGCCTTCTCACCCACCGTCGATATGGTCACGTATCTGCCTTGGAGTTCTCGCTTCATCCTGCCTGCCTCGAACCTAAAATAAGATTCGTCTTTATTTTATTTTAACCGAACATCCTAAAATAAAGGGCCGGTAAGGAAAAATCAAGCGGATTTCCTGAACGGCCACTTCGATTTCCTCAGACGAGCGTTCGACGTCGCAACGCATTTGCTAAAGGGCAATTTCGTTCCGTTCGGCATAGACGACAGCCTTGGCCTGGTCGCTGTGGCCATGCCGCTCAAGGAACGCATCAAAACGGCCCTGCATGGGGCGATAGTAATTCTCAAGCCAGCAATGCACTGGCAGTACAAAGTAGGTCTCGGGGCTGTAGCTATCCCTCTCGAAGAGCCAGATTTTCGCTGAAGCGATATCGATCTCCGGGTACTCCGTCTGCCAATGGGACTGGAGCTCCGCCGCTCGTGTGGAGCAAAGCCA
This genomic window from Oceanidesulfovibrio indonesiensis contains:
- a CDS encoding Fic family protein, which encodes MKRELQGRYVTISTVGEKAQAFVPAPLPPRPPIDWTPELRSKFDQALLALGRLDSVSTPLPDTSLFLYMYVRKEAVLSSMIEGTQSSLSDLLLFELDQEPGVPLDDVREVSNYVAALDHGLRLLEEGLPLSLRLFREIHGVLLTKGRGSNQTPGEFRRSQNWIGGTRPGNAAFVPPPAEEVLECMSKLELFLHDQPEPTPVLLKAALAHVQFETIHPFLDGNGRLGRLLIALLLCEQKVLREPMLYLSLYFKTHRQYYYELLNNVRMTGDWEAWLDFFSEAVIVTATQAVETAQQLLDLSNQDRDKISGLGRAAASTLQIHRALMEHPIATSGSLVEKTGITPTTVNKALGHLEQLGIVKELTAQKRNRLFSYAGYIEIMSRGTELPGR
- a CDS encoding DUF2188 domain-containing protein → MEGLGVQPGTVGEDAADEALGRHVTCSIAEFDGQKAEGITLRSSNEKQDAVDAGRKISQNQGTEFYIHGKDGKIQNVESSSFPRSPGFAPHERRSSSPIGRRSTRRSISLQRKSGSSRGIATAPRPTLYCQCIAGLRITIAPCRAVLMRSLSGMATATRPRLSSMPNGTKLPFSKCVATSNARLRKSKWPFRKSA